One part of the Halopenitus persicus genome encodes these proteins:
- a CDS encoding sulfatase, with protein MKPNIVFILLDTARASNLSCYGYDRETSPFIDSLADSGVRYDRAFANSIYSLPSYGSIFTGQYPSDHGAVDWNKRITENTLVEGLNDRGYSTHAVSTHLVSGDFGVADAFDSVDVPFVSSRDLPFDEDPVAEQMAEKANKEGFDSEREKYTYFLKTVAHHPSPKSLVNGAAQLYRKLRKDYGYWQDDGASTALDSARDIVRSADEPFFIFANFVETHDPYRPPRGYIREFMPDDVSFDEIRNALDYSSVRACFGLDEITDRDRIILQALYDAEIRYLDDQLREFDVFLRDEGVRNDTVLLILSDHGDFFGNADLWGHQGRVYNDVCHVPLIIDYPWTNVEVEGEVAELRQLCSHLQSVAEGDEKTLSPSGEAIVEYYGIDTQLSYEPWEVFEGVSETEWASYQVALVDDTYKLIWDATDRVELYDMQTDFWEITDLAADKQNVVEAYKKRLETMVGTPRENHDAYRAGSAGEERTEQSEAVQERLRELGYIE; from the coding sequence ATGAAACCAAACATCGTTTTCATCCTCTTGGACACGGCGAGGGCATCGAATCTTTCTTGTTATGGGTACGACCGTGAGACGAGCCCTTTCATAGACTCACTCGCCGATAGCGGTGTCCGGTACGACCGCGCGTTCGCGAACTCTATCTACAGTCTTCCGTCGTACGGGTCGATATTCACGGGCCAGTATCCCAGCGATCACGGGGCGGTCGACTGGAACAAGCGAATCACAGAGAACACGCTCGTCGAGGGTTTGAATGACCGTGGATACTCGACACACGCGGTGTCAACACATCTTGTATCCGGTGATTTCGGGGTGGCAGATGCGTTCGACAGCGTAGACGTGCCGTTCGTTTCCTCACGGGACCTTCCGTTCGACGAGGATCCAGTAGCCGAGCAAATGGCCGAGAAGGCGAACAAGGAGGGATTCGATTCGGAACGCGAGAAGTACACGTACTTCTTGAAGACTGTAGCACACCACCCGTCGCCGAAGAGTCTCGTGAACGGCGCCGCGCAGTTGTATCGGAAACTGCGGAAGGATTACGGATACTGGCAGGACGACGGCGCGAGTACCGCGCTTGATAGTGCACGGGATATTGTTCGTAGTGCGGACGAACCATTCTTCATATTCGCCAATTTCGTAGAGACACACGATCCGTACCGGCCGCCACGCGGATACATTCGTGAGTTTATGCCGGATGACGTATCCTTCGACGAGATACGGAACGCTCTGGACTACTCGTCAGTGCGTGCGTGCTTCGGGTTAGACGAGATAACGGATCGCGACCGAATCATCCTGCAGGCGCTGTATGACGCGGAGATACGGTACCTCGATGACCAACTTCGAGAGTTCGACGTGTTCCTCCGGGACGAGGGAGTCCGTAACGATACGGTGCTACTTATTCTATCTGACCACGGCGACTTCTTCGGAAATGCGGATCTTTGGGGCCACCAAGGTCGCGTATACAACGATGTCTGTCACGTCCCACTTATTATCGACTATCCGTGGACAAACGTTGAAGTTGAGGGTGAGGTCGCGGAGCTCCGCCAGCTCTGCTCTCATCTCCAGTCGGTAGCGGAGGGAGATGAAAAGACGCTTTCACCCAGCGGTGAGGCGATCGTCGAATACTACGGGATAGATACGCAGTTGTCGTATGAGCCTTGGGAGGTGTTTGAAGGCGTCAGCGAGACTGAGTGGGCGAGCTATCAGGTCGCGCTCGTCGACGATACCTACAAACTCATTTGGGATGCGACAGATCGGGTCGAACTCTACGATATGCAGACAGATTTCTGGGAGATTACCGACCTCGCAGCCGACAAGCAGAACGTGGTCGAAGCATACAAGAAACGCCTCGAAACGATGGTGGGGACTCCGAGAGAGAACCACGACGCGTATCGGGCTGGCAGCGCAGGCGAGGAGAGAACTGAGCAAAGCGAGGCGGTTCAGGAACGACTTCGCGAACTTGGTTACATAGAGTGA
- a CDS encoding methyltransferase domain-containing protein has product MVEERILEIGAGQSPDSRATETLDIRDDLEHIDYSGIDIGADEWPVGNDSIDMVIANHVVEHVSPESIGHIFEEVDRVVQKGGRFHVIVPHTGTWQAATDPTHQGTGGWTPDIVEYFTGNLEEYFPKLKWNVSAKANLSFPLFLRERLRLHFTISSGSISSEIVKIPFVSGEVEFWATIQ; this is encoded by the coding sequence ATGGTAGAGGAGAGGATCTTAGAAATCGGTGCAGGACAATCACCGGATTCTCGCGCGACAGAAACATTAGACATTCGGGATGATCTCGAACACATCGACTACAGTGGTATCGATATCGGAGCCGACGAGTGGCCTGTCGGTAATGATTCAATCGATATGGTGATTGCGAATCATGTCGTTGAGCACGTATCACCGGAGTCGATCGGACACATCTTTGAGGAAGTTGATCGTGTCGTGCAAAAAGGTGGACGATTCCACGTTATTGTACCACATACTGGAACTTGGCAGGCGGCGACGGATCCTACCCATCAAGGTACCGGCGGATGGACACCTGATATTGTCGAGTATTTCACAGGAAATCTCGAGGAATATTTTCCTAAGTTAAAGTGGAATGTTAGTGCCAAGGCAAATCTGTCGTTTCCGCTGTTCCTGCGGGAACGACTCCGCCTGCACTTCACGATATCGAGCGGATCCATCTCGAGCGAAATCGTGAAGATTCCATTTGTTAGCGGCGAAGTGGAATTCTGGGCAACAATCCAGTAG